The proteins below come from a single Periophthalmus magnuspinnatus isolate fPerMag1 chromosome 7, fPerMag1.2.pri, whole genome shotgun sequence genomic window:
- the LOC117373221 gene encoding chymotrypsin-like elastase family member 2A codes for MVASAWGCGLPTYPPVLSRVVGGQDVRPHSWPWQVSLQSGKYGHWSHACGGTLISSEWVVTAAHCLLSGYSYRVQLGKHSLENNEEKGSLTLSLASTIKHPKYNDHMSRNDIALLKLERPVTFSDTIKPACLPEEGTVLPNGTPCYVTGWGRLTTSGPGAIILQQALLPVVSYEICSQEDWWSFLLTRDMVCAGGDGIKSSCMGDSGGPLNCQSSDGSWEVHGVVSFGSGQGCNVVKKPSVFTRVSAYNDWISSTMSRN; via the exons CGTGGGGGTGTGGCCTGCCCACCTACCCCCCGGTGCTGAGCAGAGTGGTGGGAGGACAGGACGTGCGGCCTCACAGCTGGCCCTGGCAG gtgtctCTTCAGTCTGGAAAGTACGGCCACTGGAGCCATGCCTGTGGAGGGACCCTCATCTCCTCTGAGTGGGTAGTGACTGCTGCCCACTGCCTCCT GAGTGGCTACAGTTACCGAGTGCAGCTGGGGAAGCACAGTCTGGAGAACAATGAGGAGAAGGGCTCTCTCACTCTGAGCCTGGCTTCGACCATCAAGCACCCCAAATACAACGACCATATGAGCCG AAATGACATTGCTCTGCTGAAGCTGGAAAGACCCGTCACCTTCTCTGACACCATCAAACCTGCCTGTCTGCCAGAAGAGGGCACTGTTCTGCCGAATGGAACTCCCTGCTACGTCACCGGCTGGGGTCGCCTAACCA CTTCAGGCCCCGGGGCCATCATCCTGCAGCAGGCCCTCCTCCCTGTGGTGTCCTATGAGATCTGCTCTCAGGAGGACTGGTGGAGCTTCCTCCTCACCAGAGACATGGTGTGTGCGGGGGGAGACGGCATCAAGTCCTCCTGCATG GGAGACTCAGGTGGTCCTCTGAACTGCCAGAGCTCTGATGGGTCCTGGGAGGTCCATGGAGTGGTGAGCTTCGGCTCCGGTCAGGGCTGTAACGTGGTCAAGAAGCCCAGTGTCTTCACCAGGGTCAGCGCCTACAATGACTGGATCAGCTCC ACTATGTCCAGGAACTGA